In Brachypodium distachyon strain Bd21 chromosome 5, Brachypodium_distachyon_v3.0, whole genome shotgun sequence, the genomic window CCATATTTGGATGTGCGTCCTGGGGCACCTAATAGTGCACGGCCACCCCTAGCACCGtcctttatttttattagattcttaaaaagtgatctagaaaaatagaaataaaaaagaaacaactgaATATAGAAAACGAATTTGCTGGTTTCGTGGTTGGTGTTTAGCTTCGTTATGGTTTGCATGCATAGGTGGGAGGTAAGATTCACCTGCAGgtccattttttctttctttttttttcttctctacATTGGTtcatttttactttttattgtttttcttcgtttaaattatattttgttttgtcttttttttatgcaacTAATTAATCATGCACTTATTCATGGGTGATTTtgaaaattgcacgtgaaatatTTATGAGCGATTCTAATTGCACCTGAAATTTTGTGTTtcattctaaaaattgcagcaaGTGAAGTTTTGTGCGTGATTCTAAAAAACGTGAAATTTTTATGCGTGATTCTAagtgcacgtgaaattttgtgccgattctaaaaattgtaGGTCAATTTGTGTGTGATTCTAGCGATTCTAAAAATGCAAATGAAATTTTGTGAGCGAATTCTAaaaatgcaggtgaaactttGTGCATGCttctaaaaattgcacttGAAATTTTATGCATCATACTAAAAATGCAAGTGATATTTTGTGCGCCATTCTAAAAATTGCGCGTAAAATTTTGTGCGTGATTCTTAAATATGTAGGCAACAACGTGTATTTTTTCCAGACGACCAAAGAACGGCCTGCTCAGAGCCTCACACGCACTCACGAGGCccacaacagaaaaaaagcCCACGAGCGGACCTGATCGGGAGGatcaatcgatcgatcagcgTACAGActcgtcgactgagaaacaaCTTTTCTCAGTCGTCCGTAGGCACTCCCTAAAGTTGGAGCATTGTTTGACAAAGagtgttttcttcttttgttttatgttttcttgtttctcttcttttttattcgTCTTCAGTCTTTTTTTACATCATTTGCTTTTATGTTTCCTTTCTGACATGcgtaaacattttttttcagaattatGAACATTTGTTTTGAAATACATGAACTTTCGCGGTGTCGGGGTGGATGATTTTGTCCTCTGTGATTATCCGTATGCGTGTGTAAATGCTACGATATGCAACGTGTAAATgccaagaggaggaggaatacCGATGACCTTGCGTTTTAACCCCCAAATCCGTTCGAATGGAACGCCGAATATCCGGAGACGACGCAGCTATCGTCGCGGCACATGAGGCCTCCAGGCTCCGTCCGTGTAGCAGTACATAATCTACTTGGCAACGACATAATGACCCAAGGGAGATGGAAAACAGATACCCAGGCACATGAAGAAAGGCCACACACATCGACCGGGGAATAGCGAAGTTGTGGGTGGCGCGATGACAGGCACTGGCAGCCATACAATGGGGGGCTATCCAAAATCTCATCTCTCGCCCAATCCCGGCCTCACGATCTCACCTCCTTCCCCCGTGCACCACAAACCCGCGCAACCCCAATCCACCAGCTGATATATACACTGACGCCCGCCTCGACGTCCTTGATCTTCCCCTTATCTGATCGGATCCTCGCTTGGACATGGCGTCGCCCATGCTCTCCACGGCCATGGCGCCACTCCAGGTACGTAATTAAAGCTCGTGTACTGTACGTGTTGTGCTCTGCAAGTAAACTAGACCTGACAAGTTTGTAATTAGACTGCCATCATCTGTTCTGTACAGGGGAGCGGCTTGTTGGAGTTCTCCGGGCTGAGGAGCTCCTcgtcgctgccgctgcggcggaATGCCACCTCGGAGGACTTCATGTCCGCGGTCTCCTTCAGGACATACGCGGTACGTGCCTGCTCGAAATGTGACACTCATAGCTTAGTTGCAGTGTAGGTGTATATATGAAGCGGCGCCctacgtgcgtgcgtgcaggtCGGCACGAGCGGCAGCGGGTCGCGGCGGGCGCCGACGGAGGCGAAGCTGAAGGTGGCGATCAACGGGTTCGGGCGCATCGGGCGCAACTTCCTCCGCTGctggcacgggcgcggcgacAGCTCGCCGCTGGACGTGATCGCCATCAACGACACCGGAGGCGTGAAGCAGGCGTCCCACCTGCTCAAGTACGACTCCACGCTGGGCATCTTCGACGCGGACGTCAAGCCCGTGGGCGACAACGCCATCTCCGTGGACGGGAAGGTGATCAAGGTGGTTTCTGACCGGAACCCGTCCAACCTGCCGTGGGGCGAGATGGGCATCGACCTCGTCATCGAGGGCACTGGGGTGTTCGTGGAccgcgacggcgccggcaAGCATCTCGAGGCCGGCGCCAAGAAGGTGCTCATCACGGCGCCCGGCAAGGGCGACATCCCCACCTACGTCGTGGGCGTCAATGCCGAGCTCTACTCCCACTCCGACACCATCATCAGCAACGCCTCCTGCACCACCAACTGCCTCGCCCCCTTCGTCAAGGTCCTCGACCAGAAGTTCGGTAAGTACTTACTCGTAGTAATAATATCTGAattctgaagtctgaactgaACGAAGTTCTTGACGATTGATCAATCAATGGCGCGCGCGCAGGCATCATCAAGGGGACGATGACGACCACCCACTCGTACACGGGTGACCAGAGGCTGCTGGACGCGAGCCACCGGGACCTGCGCCGGGCCCGTGCGGCCGCGCTCAACATCGTGCCGACATCGACCGGCGCGGCCAAGGCCGTGGCGCTGGTGCTGCCGAACCTCAAGGGGAAGCTCAACGGGATCGCGCTCCGGGTGCCCACCCCGAACGTGTCCGTGGTGGACCTGGTGGTGCAGGTCTCCAAGAAGACCCTGGCCGAGGAAGTGAACGCCGCGTtccgcgacgccgccgccaacgagCTCAAGGGCATCCTCGACGTCTGCGACGAGCCGCTCGTGTCCGTCGACTTCAGGTGCTCCGACGTCTCCTCCACCATCGACGCCTCGCTCAGCATGGTCATGGGCGACGACATGGTCAAGGTCATCGCCTGGTACGACAACGAGTGGGGGTACTCGCAGAGGGTCGTCGACCTCGCAGACATCGTTGCCAACCAATGGAAGTGATATCGATGAAACGGCATTGCCCTGTGACTAGCTCCTCTGGAAATTTTCCCCGGccgcatcctcctccgccgcctcggacGATCGATTCTTTGTAATGAGAATTCGAAGTATCGAACTCGATCCcaacagttttttcttttcttttcttttttccttctttctttctctgatTTTTCAGTGTCCAGACACGGATTATAATAGACTCCCCACAAAGGGAGTCTCAACGGTGTGCATCTGTAATATATACTATCGTTTGCCAGGGTTCTGATGTAGAATTCAACTCGCTGATTCGAACCCTTTTCGATCATTTTTTATCTTTATTGCAAGCTCAACCTTCTGCGCATGATCAGCTAAGAAAGAGCAGTTTGAACCGTGGCCGAATATATAGAATGAACCGGAAGCGAGACTGACTTCTTCCAATGCGAAATTTAACGGATCAGGCCGTCAGCAGATTTATCCTCACAAAATGACCCACAAGATTAGAGTTCTCCATGCAGCACCGAGCCCACTTGGACGATGTAATGAACCACTTCCATAGGTGCCCCAGCTTTTGGTGGATCGTATTTTGGCTGGGCTTCATAGTTCACATGTTTGTCATCCTGTATACCTGCTACCAGTCGCAGTGGGCGAGTGGTCAAGAATGAATATACAGTACTCACAGCTTTGTGAGCAAAAATCAGTCGCCtactttgaaaaaaaaacccagtcgcctgaaaaacaaaagaaatcagTCGCCTGCTAGTTTCATGCAAATCAGACacataaagaaagaaaagattaGCATAACACACAGTTCT contains:
- the LOC100846055 gene encoding glyceraldehyde-3-phosphate dehydrogenase A, chloroplastic isoform X2; this encodes MASPMLSTAMAPLQGSGLLEFSGLRSSSSLPLRRNATSEDFMSAVSFRTYAVGTSGSGSRRAPTEAKLKVAINGFGRIGRNFLRCWHGRGDSSPLDVIAINDTGGVKQASHLLKYDSTLGIFDADVKPVGDNAISVDGKVIKVVSDRNPSNLPWGEMGIDLVIEGTGVFVDRDGAGKHLEAGAKKVLITAPGKGDIPTYVVGVNAELYSHSDTIISNASCTTNCLAPFVKVLDQKFGIIKGTMTTTHSYTGDQRLLDASHRDLRRARAAALNIVPTSTGAAKAVALVLPNLKGKLNGIALRVPTPNVSVVDLVVQVSKKTLAEEVNAAFRDAAANELKGILDVCDEPLVSVDFRCSDVSSTIDASLSMVMGDDMVKVIAWYDNEWGYSQRVVDLADIVANQWK
- the LOC100846055 gene encoding glyceraldehyde-3-phosphate dehydrogenase A, chloroplastic isoform X1, producing MASPMLSTAMAPLQTAIICSVQGSGLLEFSGLRSSSSLPLRRNATSEDFMSAVSFRTYAVGTSGSGSRRAPTEAKLKVAINGFGRIGRNFLRCWHGRGDSSPLDVIAINDTGGVKQASHLLKYDSTLGIFDADVKPVGDNAISVDGKVIKVVSDRNPSNLPWGEMGIDLVIEGTGVFVDRDGAGKHLEAGAKKVLITAPGKGDIPTYVVGVNAELYSHSDTIISNASCTTNCLAPFVKVLDQKFGIIKGTMTTTHSYTGDQRLLDASHRDLRRARAAALNIVPTSTGAAKAVALVLPNLKGKLNGIALRVPTPNVSVVDLVVQVSKKTLAEEVNAAFRDAAANELKGILDVCDEPLVSVDFRCSDVSSTIDASLSMVMGDDMVKVIAWYDNEWGYSQRVVDLADIVANQWK